The bacterium DNA segment GGCGGCGAGGATAAATCCGGCCGCCCTCGGCCCGATACGGGGGTTTTTCGGCGGCCTCAGTTACGAAGGGCAAAACCGCGAGGAAGGCGGCTTTGACGCGCTGCAGGTCACCATCGTGGACAACCAGACCTCGAATTTCGCTGGGGCTATTCAGTATTCACGCAGGGTCAGCGACTTTCAGCTCGAAGACCTCTCGCTCTCGATAGCGGGCGGGCAGACGACCTACTTCGGCGGCACCCTGCGCTACATACACGGCAGAAACTCCGGCGGCGAAAGCTGGGAATCCGCAGTGGTGGGCGATCTTGGCGTGCTGGCCGAGCGTCCCGGCGGCCTTCGCATCGCCGTGACCGGGCAGGATCTCTTCGCCAGCAAGCTCGACTTCCTCGACCCCCGCGCCGCCCTCGGCCTCTCCTTCAACCTCTCCTCCGTCTGGCTCTTCTCCGCCGATTTCGTCCGCCATCTCGAAAGGGACGTAGAAGAGGGGCAGGACCTCCACATCGGACTCGAATGGTCGCCCAGGGGCTCCGGCTTCGCCTTCCGGCTCGGCTACATGTACGAGGGTCTGGGGGAAAACCGCTCCTACTCCACCGGCATCGGCTGGAAAAACGAAGAAGGGCTGGTCTTCGGCTACGCCGTCATGATCCCCGAGGATGACGCCACCCGCTCCGCCGCCATCCACGCCTTCAGCGTACAGGCGGCCCTATAGCCAGTCAAAGCGGCTCTTCCTGAAACGAAATAAAGGCCGCATCCATTATGGGAGAGCGGCCTTTTTTGTTTTTGCCATTGCTCTTTATATGTGTGCTTCGCACGTTTACACTTGCGGGACTTCGCCCCGCTCCCCTTGGTACTTCTTTTAGAAAGAAGTACCCAAGAAATCGGCCCGGAAGGTTCCGCTCGCTCTTTGAGCGACCGGTCGCTGCGGCGGGGGCGTGAGGGGGCACCCGTTCGCTGCGCTCACTAAGACCCCCCCCGCCGCCCTTTCCGCCTCCGCTCCCTGCGTCACCTGCGGGCCACGGGGAGGACGAAAAGATGGCTCGTCCAAAAACGAGATCATGAAATGTTTTTGGGCTCGAAGGTAGATTGTCTACAGTAGATGGGTGGGCTCGGCCCACCAAAAAGCCCTAAAGCCCCGACCATAAACCGGGGCTTTTTATTTGTTAGAGCGCCCCATCCTGTAAGTAGCAATCTCATTCTTTAAGACGTTAACCATTAGCGTAATGTCTACGACCTTGAAATAGTACATTTTTATTATGTTGGGATTGCCGTTTTCAGTCTTTAATAACTCCCACTCGCCGAATTTACTTTTCCATAAGTCCGGCTCCCACGGATAATCCGCAAATTTTACTTTATCTTCAACCCATTGGCGGCCGCTCCACCGCCTTTTTGCATCTTCCAGCTTTTCTCCTGAGCCCTTTAGAAACACAGTTCCCGAGCCTTCAACATCAATAGACTTGCCCGTAAGCACCGCGTTAATAGACTTTTCGGCAACTTCTTTGCCTGTAATTTTTACATTCTCCTCCCAATTAGGATAATAAGTTGCGGTTACTTTGTATTTGCCCGAGGGGATTTTTTCATTTAACGGAGTGACCGATGGGGAACTGTCGAGCGTTCCGCGGCCTTTGCCATCGGAGACAAAGACTTTCCCTCCTCCCGGTGCTATCCCGAGCGGCCCATCTGCGAGATCGAGGCCCAGGCTTAGCACCGGCTCACCGGGTAAGTTGGTCGTTACATCCACATCCACTGTGTACGGTCCTGTTACCATCGGCGAAACCTTGATCCAGAAACCATCCAGACTTGCCGGATAGTCCTTCCCGCACCCCGCAAAAAACAGCATCGTAAGTAAAAACATCATCCAGCGCTTCATATTCTCCTCCGCGTCAACGGTTTCGCCTAACTCTAGTACCCACTCCCGTCAATGTCGAAGGCTTTTCCTAGAACTGGCATCCGTCAGGCGGGTTCCGCGCCAAGGGTTTGTATCGTGGCTCTCCCGGCAACCAGCAAACTACCTTCGAGAACAAAAGCTCAAAACGATTTCGCTTTTGTTCGAGCCTCTTTTCGTTCCCCTTCGGGCCCGTACGCGGCGCAACGAGTGGAGGCGTCGGGCCGGCGCGGGGTCTTAGCGAGCTTTAGCGAGCGGGTGCCCCGTACGGCCCAGCCGGAACGAAGTGGTCGCGCTTCTTGAAGCGCGAGCGACGAGTCCGGGCTGAGTTTTGGGCCACCTTTTGCTCACTCAAAAGGTGGCCAGGAGCGCGAGGCAGAGCCTCGCAACCATAGACCGATGGGCTAAAGCCCATCCTACATATGTATCAAAATAATTGTCGTTTTGTCGGATTTTCGCTTCGCTCAATCGCGACCTGCAAAGCTGTTAACCAGTACTGCACAACTGAAAAAGGCCGCATCCATCCGGGAAGCGGCCTTTAATCACAACAAAAACAAAAAATCCTACTTCCTTTCAAACCTTCCGCTTCTCCCTCCCTCCTTCATGAGCAGCCTTACCTCCCCTATCTCCATCCCCCTGTCAACCGCCTTGCACATGTCATAGATGGTAAGGGCGGCGACGCTGGCGGCGGTGAGGGCTTCCATCTCGACGCCGGTGCGGGCGGTGACCTTCACCCGTGCTTCGATATGGATTTTGCTCGCTTTTTCTTCGAGGGAGAAATCGACGTTTACGGAATCGAGATTGAGGGGATGGCAGAGGGGGATCAGGTCGCCGGTGCGCTTGGCGGCCATTATTCCGGCCAGGCGGGCGACTTCGAGCACGTCGCCCTTTTTCATCTTGCGCGCGACTATGAGTTTGAAGGTCTCGGGCAGCATTGTTATGGACGCGCCCGCTACCGCTACCCTCTCGGTGATCTCCTTCTTGCTTACGTCCACCATCTGCGCCGCACCCGACTTGTCGAAGTGGGTGAGGCCGTCTTCTCTCATTTTGTCTTCTGTGGCGCGGGGGTTGCCGGAGCCGGGGCGGGAGCGGCTGGCGCGACTGCGGGAGCGGGAGCCGGGACCTTGGGGGGATTGGCGGGGTCGATGATTTCAAAGTGATCGACCACTATGTATTTGTAATCCCTTCCGATGGCGTCGAAGGTGCCGTAGGCGCGTATCGTCGAGCCCTTCTTCATCCCCATCAGTTCGGGAACCTGAAGGTGATTTTTCTTCAGGTAAAAACGGATGAGGTTTACGGGGCCGAGGGCGAAACAGAAATATTCGCGGGTGTTTATCTTCGTCTTTTGTATCTGGTAGCAAAAATCGCTTCCGGTAAAGAGGAAGGTGCCGTCAACGAAGACGCTTTTTTCCAGATAGAGTTCCATGTCGCGGGTGAGATCCGACTGCGTGGTCTCTTTGTATTCCTTTGCGGCAAAGGAAAAAGCCGGAAACAGAAAGCTCAGAATTATCGCCAGAAATGCGATGTTTTTAAAAAAACGAATCATAAGGAAAACCCTCCGGCATAAAAATCGTATATGACGGATCCGCACCGATCCGGCCAAATAATGATACGGGTTTCACAATCACTTGGCAAGAGGGTAAGGAGGTGTGAATCCTGCACCCTTTCCGTTTACGAATCGCGATGTTTCTGATATATCTCTCTGGCTTCAATTTTAATTATTTTGCATTTCTTCATAAGGATGGGTACCCCATATGCCGCGCTATGACCTTGTCCTGGTTCACGCCCCCAGCGTCTTCGATTTTCGCAAAAAACCCGCCGTCCACGGCCCCATCTCCGACGTCATACCGCCGAGTCCCTACTTTGAGATGTACCCGATAGGGCTTATCTCGATCTCTGAGCATCTCACGAGGGCGGGTTTCGAGGTGCGCATAGTCAATCTCGCGATGAAGATGCTGGACGACCCGAATTTCGACCCCGAGAAATTTCTGAAATCCCTCGATACGAGGATGTTCGGCGTCACCCTGCACTGGCTCCCCCACGTCAACGGCGCTCTCGCGGTTTCCGAGCTTCTCAAGAAGCTTCACCCCAAGACCCCGGTGATGATGGGAGGTTTTTCGGCCTCCTTCTTCCACGAGGAACTCATCCGGGAGTACCCGGCGGTCGATTTCGTCATGCGCGGCGATTCCACCGAAAAGCCGATGGTCGATTTCATGGAGGCCGTCGCCTGCGGCAGAGAGGATTTTTCCTCCATCGACAACCTTACCTGGAGAGGCAAGGACGGCGAGCCGGTGGTCAATCCCCTCAACTACCGCCCCTCCGACCTGAGCGAGGTCTTCACCAATTACGAGCACGCCATCCGCCAGTCGATAAGGCATCTGGACATCACCGGCTACCAGCCCTTCCAGACCTGGAAGAAGTATCCGATAACCGCCGTCTTCACCTGCCGGGGGTGCATACACAACTGTAAGACCTGCGGAGGCGGCACCCACTACTTCTCCGAGACGATGAAGCGCCCCACCCCGGCCTTCAAGCCGCCCAAACTGGTGGCAAGGGACATGAAGGTGGCGGAGACCTTCATCAACGCCCCCATCTTCATCATAGGAGACGTGATGCAGCTCGGCGAGGAGTACGCGCTGGAACTCTTCGCCGAGATTAAGCGCCTCAAGATACGCAACGAGGTCGCCATAGAGTTTTTCGCTCCCGTGCCGCGAAAGGTCGTTGCGGCTATGGCCGACGCGATGCCCAAGTTCAACATAGAGATATCCCCGGAGAGCCACGACGAGGAGGTGCGCTACGCCTTCGGCCGCCCCTTCGACAACAAGTCTCTGGAGGAGTTCATCGCCGACGCCGAGGAATTCGGTTGCAGGCGCTTCGACATCTTCTTCATGACCGGCCTTCCCAAGCAGACAAGCAAAAACGTGCTGGAGACCGTCGATTACTGCGAAACGCTGATGAAGCGCTTCGGCAGCCGCAGGATGCTCCGCCCCTTCATCAGCCCCCTGGCCCCCTTCGTGGATCCCGGCAGCGCGGTCTGGCAGCATCCGGACAGGTACGGCTACAAGCTCTTCTACACGAAGCTGAGCGAACTGCGCGCGGCGCTCGATATGCCGAGCTGGAAATACTTCCTCAACTACGAGACCGAGTGGATGACGAGGGACGAGATCGTCTACACCACCTACGAAGCGGGGATGAAGCTCAACGAGGTCAAGGCCAGGCTCGGCTACCTCTCCGAGAGCGACGCGAAGGTCGTAAAGGAGAGAAACCAGAGGGCGGTCGCCCTGATGCACGAGATCGACAAGGCCCTCGCCATCGCCGACCCGGTCGAGAGGGAGAGAGCGCTGGCGCTCGTAAGGCCGAAGATCCGCGACGTGGACGAATCCACCCTCTGCGACAAGAAGGAGCTGGACTGGCCCACCGGGCTTTTGCTCCTCCAGTACCACAAGGTCGCCCCCGTGGTCATATCGGCCTTCCTGAACAGGATTTTCAATCCCCCGCGCGCGAAGAAGATGGACAGGGAATGCTGGAAATCGCAGTAACCGCCGCGCTGGCCGCCGGAAAGATTCAGAGGGAGCGTTTCGGCGGAAAGAAGGAGATACGCAAGAAGGGGATCGTGGACCTCGTCACCGACGTGGACATAGCCTGCGAGGAAAGGGTCCGCGAGATACTCCTGAAAGCCACTCCCTCCGTGCCGGTTCTCGGCGAGGAGGAAGGGATGAAGGGCGGGAGGAAAGTTTCCTCCCAATGGATTGTGGACCCGATCGACGGAACCACCAACTTCGCCCACGGC contains these protein-coding regions:
- the moaC gene encoding cyclic pyranopterin monophosphate synthase MoaC, which encodes MREDGLTHFDKSGAAQMVDVSKKEITERVAVAGASITMLPETFKLIVARKMKKGDVLEVARLAGIMAAKRTGDLIPLCHPLNLDSVNVDFSLEEKASKIHIEARVKVTARTGVEMEALTAASVAALTIYDMCKAVDRGMEIGEVRLLMKEGGRSGRFERK
- a CDS encoding TIGR04190 family B12-binding domain/radical SAM domain protein is translated as MPRYDLVLVHAPSVFDFRKKPAVHGPISDVIPPSPYFEMYPIGLISISEHLTRAGFEVRIVNLAMKMLDDPNFDPEKFLKSLDTRMFGVTLHWLPHVNGALAVSELLKKLHPKTPVMMGGFSASFFHEELIREYPAVDFVMRGDSTEKPMVDFMEAVACGREDFSSIDNLTWRGKDGEPVVNPLNYRPSDLSEVFTNYEHAIRQSIRHLDITGYQPFQTWKKYPITAVFTCRGCIHNCKTCGGGTHYFSETMKRPTPAFKPPKLVARDMKVAETFINAPIFIIGDVMQLGEEYALELFAEIKRLKIRNEVAIEFFAPVPRKVVAAMADAMPKFNIEISPESHDEEVRYAFGRPFDNKSLEEFIADAEEFGCRRFDIFFMTGLPKQTSKNVLETVDYCETLMKRFGSRRMLRPFISPLAPFVDPGSAVWQHPDRYGYKLFYTKLSELRAALDMPSWKYFLNYETEWMTRDEIVYTTYEAGMKLNEVKARLGYLSESDAKVVKERNQRAVALMHEIDKALAIADPVERERALALVRPKIRDVDESTLCDKKELDWPTGLLLLQYHKVAPVVISAFLNRIFNPPRAKKMDRECWKSQ